The proteins below come from a single Aegilops tauschii subsp. strangulata cultivar AL8/78 chromosome 6, Aet v6.0, whole genome shotgun sequence genomic window:
- the LOC109773209 gene encoding uncharacterized protein — MHPTKPAGLTPRSAPPGAGEWRPSGVVRLLQAPAVVALAAVLAVASPAQARPAGAPPPTPPTQQKAAETAPEDTMCDVPRTLSGEDGKEAERIKHPRSREAARCTSKCVSTCVLGGAGAPGVGGPFNVRRPLVVFKEGFRSRQYCLVECSDVCNLIKDGEDGQ; from the exons ATGCACCCGACGAAACCAGCTGGCCTGACGCCGAGGTCGGCACCGCCGGGCGCCGGAGAGTGGCGGCCGTCCGGCGTCGTCAGGCTGCTACAGGCGCCGGCGGTGGTGGCGCTGGCCGCGGTGCTCGCCGTGGCGTCGCCGGCGCAAGCTCGGCCAGCTGGTGCACCCCCTCCGACCCCTCCGACCCAGCAGaaggcggcggagacggcgccGGAGGACACGATGTGCGACGTGCCGCGGACGCTGTCCGGGGAGGACGGCAAGGAGGCGGAGCGGATCAAGCACCCGAGGTCGCGCGAGGCGGCGCGGTGCACCTCCAAGTGCGTCAGCACCTGCGTCCTCGGCGGCGCCGGCGCACCCGGCGTCGGCGGGCCCTTCAACGTCCGAAG ACCCCTCGTGGTGTTCAAGGAAGGTTTCCGCAGTCGACAGTACTG CCTGGTGGAGTGCTCCGACGTCTGCAACCTAATCAAGGACGGAGAAGACGGGCAATGA
- the LOC109773218 gene encoding uncharacterized protein: MATTAHLILLAVAVLLMLQAAAVSAAPSSGSRTGVTLRVDGRQVVVDNGLVQVTLSRPGGHITGVRYGGDRTNLLHSTRSRNTGGYWDMVWNIPGSDQRGLLNSLDGSEFRVVTQSDDKVELSFRSTYSPGRRSGVRLNFDKRLVMLKGSSGFYSYAILEHGADTPAIDISLARLAFKLNTDRFNYMAVSDDVQRYMPRAADREAPRSSPLAYKEAVLLVDPSEPEFRGEVDDKYQYTLDTKDNRVHGWVTGGQPSHVGFWVVTPSSEFKSGGPLKRDLTSHVGPTCMSVFHGSHYVGDDIVARIGDGEQWKKVMGPVFVYLNSNSEKGDPRALWEDAKATAQAEAAKWPYSFPESPDFHKASERGSVTGRLLVRDRYVSRDNMPARAAYVGLAAPGQPGSWATESKGYQFWTTASNTSGEFTIDNVRAGEYNLYAWVPGVLGDYMNTTRVTVTPGGAINLGDLLYEAPRSGPTLWEIGVPDRSAAEMFVPDPDPKYLNKLFQNKDRYRQYGLWERYAQLYPTDDLVYTVGESHHSKDWYFAHVTRKVGDDIVPTTRQIRFRMGRVVPGGTYTLRVALAAAHAARLQVQVNGATRRVGGVFGTPAFGDGNAIARHGDHGTQWSFDFPISGRLLREGDNTIHITQTRANSIFLGVMYDYIRFEGPPGS, translated from the exons ATGGCAACGACGGCGCACCTGATCCTGCTCGCCGTCGCCGTGTTGTTGATGCTGCAGGCCGCCGCCGTGTCGGCGGCGCCATCGTCGGGATCCCGCACCGGCGTTACGCTGCGCGTGGATGGTAGACAG GTGGTGGTGGACAACGGCCTGGTGCAGGTGACGCTGTCGAGGCCCGGGGGCCACATCACCGGCGTCCGCTACGGCGGGGATCGGACCAACCTGCTGCACTCCACCAGAAGCAGAAACACTGGCGG GTACTGGGATATGGTGTGGAACATCCCCGGCTCCGATCAACGAGGCTTGCTCAATTC ACTGGATGGCTCGGAGTTCAGGGTAGTAACGCAGAGCGACGACAAGGTAGAGCTGTCGTTCCGGAGCACGTACAGCCcgggacgtcggagcggcgtccGGCTCAACTTCGACAAGAGGCTGGTGATGCTCAAGGGCAGCTCCGGGTTCTACAGCTACGCCATCCTGGAGCACGGCGCCGACACGCCGGCCATCGACATCAGCCTGGCCCGGCTCGCCTTCAAGCTCAACACGGACAGGTTCAACTACATGGCCGTCTCGGACGACGTCCAGCGGTACATGCCGCGGGCGGCCGACCGCGAGGCGCCCCGCAGCTCCCCGCTGGCGTACAAGGAGGCCGTGCTGCTGGTCGACCCGTCGGAGCCGGAGTTCAGGGGGGAGGTGGACGACAAGTACCAGTACACGCTGGACACCAAGGACAACCGGGTGCACGGGTGGGTCACCGGCGGCCAGCCGAGCCACGTCGGCTTCTGGGTCGTCACCCCCAGCAGCGAGTTCAAGAGCGGCGGGCCGCTCAAGCGCGACCTCACCTCGCACGTCGGCCCGACGTGCATGAGCGTGTTCCATGGGTCGCACTACGTCGGGGACGACATCGTGGCGCGCATCGGGGACGGCGAGCAGTGGAAGAAGGTCATGGGCCCCGTGTTCGTCTACCTCAACTCTAACTCGGAGAAGGGAGACCCGCGCGCGCTCTGGGAGGACGCCAAGGCGACGGCCCAGGCCGAGGCGGCCAAGTGGCCCTACAGCTTCCCGGAGTCGCCGGACTTCCACAAGGCCAGCGAGAGAGGCTCCGTCACCGGCCGATTGCTCGTAAGGGACAGGTACGTGAGCAGGGACAACATGCCGGCTCGGGCAGCTTACGTTGGCCTGGCCGCGCCCGGGCAGCCTGGCTCGTGGGCGACGGAGAGCAAGGGCTACCAGTTCTGGACGACGGCGTCGAACACTTCCGGCGAGTTCACCATTGACAACGTCCGGGCAGGGGAGTACAACCTCTACGCGTGGGTTCCCGGGGTTCTCGGCGATTACATGAACACCACCCGCGTCACCGTAACACCCG GCGGTGCAATCAACCTCGGCGATCTTTTGTACGAGGCTCCGAGATCAGGGCCGACGCTGTGGGAGATCGGCGTTCCTGACCGCAGCGCGGCGGAGATGTTCgtccccgaccccgacccgaagTACCTGAACAAGCTCTTCCAGAACAAAGACAG GTACAGGCAGTACGGGCTGTGGGAGAGGTACGCCCAACTGTACCCGACGGACGATCTCGTCTATACCGTCGGCGAAAGCCACCACTCGAAGGACTGGTACTTCGCACATGTCACAAG AAAGGTCGGCGACGACATCGTGCCGACGACGCGGCAGATCCGGTTCCGCATGGGCCGCGTCGTGCCCGGCGGCACCTACACCTTGCGCGTCGCCCTCGCGGCCGCTCACGCGGCGAGGCTGCAGGTCCAGGTGAACGGGGCGACGAGGCGTGTGGGCGGGGTCTTCGGGACGCCGGCGTTCGGGGACGGCAACGCGATCGCGAGGCACGGCGACCATGGCACACAGTGGAGCTTCGATTTCCCGATCAGCGGGAGGCTGCTCCGGGAAGGGGACAACACCATCCATATCACGCAGACGAGGGCGAACAGCATATTCTTAGGGGTCATGTACGACTACATACGGTTCGAAGGACCTCCTGGTTCATAG